In the genome of Myripristis murdjan chromosome 21, fMyrMur1.1, whole genome shotgun sequence, the window ACACAACCTCCAAAGGCTCTGTTGTTATAATGTGCTCCAGTGGTGCTCTAGCCTCTGGTTCTGGGGTTTTACTCACGATACAGCGCCTGCAGCGTTTCACGTGCTCTCTCACATCCTTTTCCAGCCCTGCCCAATAAAACCGTTGCCGAACAAGGTACAGGGTCCTTTGCTGGCCCTGGTGACCAGCTTCATCATGGACACCTGTCAACACAACCGCCTTCAGGGAAGCGGGCACAATATACAGGAAAGACTTCTTCTTTGTAACAGGGTTCTTCGACACACGATAGAGCACACCTTCCCTCACAATCAGCTTGCCCCAACACTTCAGCAGACGGACAACATCAGCCGGTTCCAGAGCACGCTCTCTCCGTGAAGGTCGTCGCCCCCTTTCCACAAAGAAGAACACCCTGCTCAGCACTGTGTCGGTTCTCTGCTTCTCCATGAGCTGGTCATGAGACAGCACCTCGGTTCCAGCCTCTTCTACCGGCAAGATCGCTTGGGGCAACTGTGGCAGCAACAGCGCGTGAGGCGTCACTGCACGTTCCTGCAGCCCGTGTGAATGAAGAACagcctccacttcctgtcttgACAAAGTCCCAGGCCGAACAACCGCAGCGCACTGGCAGGTGACAGAAGACTCCACACCGGCTCTCTTCTCCAGTGGGTGAGTAGTCTGACGAAACGCGTCCTGAACCTCCTCTGTGTCCacagcctcagcttcagccaACAGCTTGTCGTATGCCACTCTCGTCAAGCGGTGAAGTGCACTTGGACGAACAAAGGGCTCTCTGCTAAGGGCATCTGCGACAATGTTTTTGGGGCCTGGGATGTATTTGACATCAAACTGGTAAGGAGCCAGCTTGGCGACCCATCTCTGTTCGCACGCATCCAGTTTGGCTTTGGACAAGATGTAGGTCAATGGATTGTTATCCGTCCAAACTGTAAATGGGTGCATCCTCAGCCAATGATGGAACTTGTCGCAGATGGCCCATTTCATGGCGAAAAACTCAAGTCTGTGTGCTGGGTATTTTGACTGTGCATAGGAAAGTGACTTACTGGCGAAAGCGATCGGTCTCGCTACTACACCCCCTTCTGGCACCTGAGACAAAACGGCTCCAAGGCCGTTATTGGAGGCATCCACTGAGAGGAGGAAGGGTTCACTGAAGTTCGGATGGGCCAACACAACCTCATCCAGCAAAGCCTGTTTCAGCCGTGAGAATGCCAGTCTACACTCCTCTGTCCAGTCAGCGGCTGTCAATGTCCGCGGAGTTGGGCGGCACCTCCTACCCTTCCGACAAGGTGCTTTGCGGCCAGACGTCAGCGCGAACAGCGGCTTGGCCATTGATGAACAACACTCAATGAACTGCTGGTAAAACACCACCATTCCCAGAAAAGATCGCAGTTTCTTTTGGGATGGGATATCCGTACCATCTTCCATAAGATCAGCCTCAGTGACATCAGTGATGGCCCGGATTTTCTCCGGGTCCGTGGCGATGCCCTCTGCACTGATTACATGCCCAAGGAACCTCACTGACCTCCGCAAGAAATGACATTTCTTTGGAGCCAATTTCAAGTTGTGGTTCTGCAGACGCTCAAAGACCATTGCCAGGCGCTCCAATGCCAGCTCCTCAGTAGGGGCGAACACCAAGACATCGTCCAGGTAGCAGAGGAGGCTAAGGAAATTTTGGTCACCGAAGATGTTAAGCATCATCCGCATGAAGGTCGCTGGGCTGTTGCACAGGCCTTGAGGCAAGCGGTTGTACTCATACAACCCAAATGGCGATGTGAAGGCCGTGTACTTTCGGTCGTCCTCATGGACCTCCACATTGTAGTAGCCTGATGTGAGGTCCATTGTCGAGAAAAAGGCATTGCCGCCCAAGGCTGCCAGTGCATCAGCCTGATGTGGTAGCGGGTGAGCGTCCTTGATGGTGCGGGCATTGATCCAACGGAAGTCGGTACAGAGTCGAAGGTCCCCTGACTTTTTCCAAACGAGAACCAAGGGTGACGCAAAGTCACTGCTGGACTTCTGTATGATCTCTCGTTCCTCCATCTCATCCAGCACTTGCCTGAGTTTCTCATACTGATTTGGTGCGACACGTCGGTACGGCAACCGGAAAGGTCTGTCGTCGCTGAGTCGTATCCGGTGAACAAAGCCTGTAGCTTTTCCACAATCCAACTTGTGCCTGGAAAAGATGGACTGGTACTGAGCTATCAATTTGACAAGTTTCTCTTTGCAAGCTGGCGACACGTCACAGGCGCCAAGGTCAATGTCAGCCAGCCCCAGGTCATGCAAAATTGAGTTTGGACTGCCTTGATGCCCATtgcatcctctctctctatcccgaACATCTGGGAAACTTGTGTCATCAGATGTAACGTGGGACTCGCCCCCATTGTCAGAGACAGCATCACTCGACTTCTGCACCTGCTGATGAAGAAGAGCCTCGGTGTCATCGCATACATCAGAACACTCCAAGTCTTCCAACTCCATGCAGGGATAGACATCTGCGAGCTTTGCGTTGCGTTTCAGTGTCACAGGTTTAACAGAGGGGTTGATCACTTTAAGTGGTAGCCAACCATCACCACGAAGCAATGCCACGGTCCTCCCAACTAAAACTGACTTGGGGCGTGACCTAGCAGTGGTTGGCTCCATAATAACAGCGCTGCCCACCGAGATTTCACCAACACTCTGCAGTCGTCCCCACACCAGGTGCTCACTCAGGGGATCAAGAGTCACTGCTTTCTTCAGTCTCACTGTCCCCACCTTGTCAGGAACATCACTGCCTTCCCATACCTCCACATTAGCCAACAAGCTCAGCAGTTTATTTTGTACAGTCTCACTGCTCTCAGACGCAGGCTTG includes:
- the LOC115380356 gene encoding uncharacterized protein LOC115380356 — translated: MELEDLECSDVCDDTEALLHQQVQKSSDAVSDNGGESHVTSDDTSFPDVRDRERGCNGHQGSPNSILHDLGLADIDLGACDVSPACKEKLVKLIAQYQSIFSRHKLDCGKATGFVHRIRLSDDRPFRLPYRRVAPNQYEKLRQVLDEMEEREIIQKSSSDFASPLVLVWKKSGDLRLCTDFRWINARTIKDAHPLPHQADALAALGGNAFFSTMDLTSGYYNVEVHEDDRKYTAFTSPFGLYEYNRLPQGLCNSPATFMRMMLNIFGDQNFLSLLCYLDDVLVFAPTEELALERLAMVFERLQNHNLKLAPKKCHFLRRSVRFLGHVISAEGIATDPEKIRAITDVTEADLMEDGTDIPSQKKLRSFLGMVVFYQQFIECCSSMAKPLFALTSGRKAPCRKGRRCRPTPRTLTAADWTEECRLAFSRLKQALLDEVVLAHPNFSEPFLLSVDASNNGLGAVLSQVPEGGVVARPIAFASKSLSYAQSKYPAHRLEFFAMKWAICDKFHHWLRMHPFTVWTDNNPLTYILSKAKLDACEQRWVAKLAPYQFDVKYIPGPKNIVADALSREPFVRPSALHRLTRVAYDKLLAEAEAVDTEEVQDAFRQTTHPLEKRAGVESSVTCQCAAVVRPGTLSRQEVEAVLHSHGLQERAVTPHALLLPQLPQAILPVEEAGTEVLSHDQLMEKQRTDTVLSRVFFFVERGRRPSRRERALEPADVVRLLKCWGKLIVREGVLYRVSKNPVTKKKSFLYIVPASLKAVVLTGVHDEAGHQGQQRTLYLVRQRFYWAGLEKDVREHVKRCRRCIVSKTPEPEARAPLEHIITTEPLEVVCIDFWCAEDSKNRSLDVLVVTDLFTKMASAFLCPNQSAKAVAHQLWHNYFCLYGFPRRIHSDRGANFESALIAELFSVAGIEKSHTTPYHPMGNGSCERMNRTLGNMIRALPPRAKHRWPQALKSLTFAYNCTIHETTGYAPFLLMFGRVPRLPIDMAFSTVLDTPEVICYDEYVQHLRRSLKEAMEIAQATASKQLKRHAELYDRKVRGAPVEVGDRVLLANKGERGKRKLADRWEDCTYLVIGVNADSHTFKIQHGATGDVKTVHRNLITPVNFLPLPKDASMDGWELSTSSDSVEPHTELDAAVMDDVESTDAAEYRTRVWVSQLPSDGSNNLSMEVDGQHEEAKEAPYSQLPLDEPQACGSDLPDDEGDPILSPVSGGFLSRDPPQLTPELNCVAAAAGSNEHFPTLRDCNAPLPPVVPSPCVRSRAGRLLRPVTRLIEMMDQWIEMT